The DNA window AACCTCTCCAGCAGCACTGAGGGATTTTGGTCTGCAACAATACAAGCTGGAGGAGTGGATATACTAGTGAAGTTGCTCACAACAGGACAGTCAGACACACAAGCAAATGTGTGCTTTCTTCTTGCATGCATGATGATGCAAGATGCATCTATTTGTTTCAAGGTATTGGCTGCAGAGGCTACTAAACAGCTGCTCAAGCTGTTAGGACCTGGCAATGAAGCCTCTGTTAGAGCAGAAGCTGCTGGTGCCCTTAAGTCTCTTTCTGCACAGTGCAAAGATGCAAGACAAGAGATAGCTAAATCTAATGGCATTCCTGCTCTGATAAACGCGACAATAGCTCCTTCAAAAGAATTCATGCAGGGGGAGTATGCCCAAGCATTACAGGAAAATGCAATGTGTGCTCTTGCAAATATTTCTGGTGGCTTGTCATTTGTCATCTCAAGCCTTGGTCAAAGCCTTGAATCATGCTCTTCACCTGCCCAGGCTGCTGACACTTTAGGAGCTTTGGCTTCAGCTCTGATGATATATGATAGTAAAGCTGAATCCACTAGGGCATCAGATCCTGTGGCTATTGAACAGACTTTAGTTAATCAGTTCAAGCCTCGTTTACCATTTCTTGTGCAAGAACGTACCATAGAAGCATTAGCTAGTTTGTATGGGAATGCCATCCTCTCAGTTAAACTTGTGAATTCTGAAGCAAAACGGTTGCTTGTTGGTTTGATTACGATGGCTATCAATGAAGTTCAGGATGAGCTTGTAAGAGCTCTTCTCACACTTTGCAATAATGAAGGCAGTCTATGGCGTGCGCTTCAAGGACGTGAAGGGGTCCAGCTATTGATATCTCTTCTTGGCCTTTCATCGGAACAGCAGCAGGAATGTGCAGTGGCATTGCTTTGCCTTCTATCTAATGAAAACGACGAAAGCAAGTGGGCCATCACTGCTGCTGGTGGTATACCTCCCCTTGTCCAAATTCTAGAGACAGGATCTGCAAAAGCCAAGGAAGATTCTGCTACAATCCTTAGGAACTTATGCAATCACAGTGAAGATATACGTGCATGTGTTGAAAGTGCTGATGCTGTTCCTGCATTATTATGGCTACTGAAGAATGGGAGTCCCAATGGGAAAGAAATTGCAGCAAAGACTTTAAATCATTTGATCCATAAATCCGATACAGCAACTATTAGTCAGCTCACTGCATTGTTAACCAGTGATCTACCTGAATCAAAAGTGTATGTCCTGGATGCTCTAAGAAGTATGCTTTCTGTGGTTCCCTTGAGTGATGTACTACGGGATGGCAGTGCTGCAAATGACGCGATTGAGACAATGATTAAGATATTGAGCTCTACTAAAGAAGAGACTCAGGCCAAGTCTGCCTCTGCTTTGGCTGGAATTTTTGAAACCAGAAAGGATTTACGTGAAAGCAGCATTGCTGTTAAAACACTTTGGTCAGTGATGAAGTTGCTGAATGTTGAATCGGAAAACATCTTAGCAGAGTCATCTCATTGCCTTGCTTCagtatttctttcaattaaagagAACCGGGAAGTGGCTGCTGTTGGTCGTGATGCATTGTCTCCTTTAATTGCACTTGCTAACTCATTGACTTTGGAAGTAGCTGAACAGGCAACATGTGCTCTTGCAAATCTTATTTTGGATGGTGAAGTTTCAGAAAAAGCAATTCCAGATGAAATTATTGTGCCAGCGACTAGGGTTTTGCGTGAAGGAACAATTTCTGGGAAGACCCATGCAGCAGCAGCAATTGCTCGTCTCCTTCATTCTCGTAGAATTGATAATTCCATAACTGATTGTGTCAATCGTGCAGGAACAGTACTTGCATTAGTTTCTTTTCTAGAATCTGCAAGTGGTGGATCTGTTCCCACATCAGAGGCCCTAGCTGCACTTGCTATTCTGTCAAGGTCAGAAGGGACTAGCGGACACATCAAACCAGCATGGGCAGTTTTAGCTGAATTTCCAAAACGCATAACCCCAATAGTTTTGTCGATTGCAGATGCAACACCCTTGTTGCAGGATAAGGCTATTGAAATATTATCGAGACTTTGCCGAGATCAGCCTTTTGTTTTAGGAGAGGCAGTTGCTTGTGCCTCTGGATGTATACCTTCAGTGGCTAGAAGGGTGATCAATTCCACGAACCCAAAGGTCAAAATTGGAGGAGCTGCACTTCTTATTTGTGCTGCGAAAGTTAGTCATCAAAGAGTGGTGGAAGATCTTAACCAATCGAATTCATGTAGTCATCTTATTCAATCACTTGTCACAATGCTTTGTTCTGCAGATGCTTCTCCTTCAGAAGACCTGGTTGATGATGACAAGGAGGTCATTAGCATCCACAGATATGCTAAAGAAGGTGAGAATGGTGAATCTCATAAAGGAACAGCAGTAATTTATGGTTATAACTTAGCTGTTTGGCTACTTTCGGTTCTTGCCTGCCATGATGAGAAAAGTAAAATTGTTATAATGGAGGCCGGAGCAGTTGAAGTCCTCACCAACAGAATCTCCAGTTGTATTTCGCACTACAGTCAGGTAAAACTTTTTGCCCACCGTAAACTGAAGGTATTCCAGTGTCTCGTGCCATAAGCTCTCAATATCAATGAAAATCTTGATTTCTCTTAGAGTAATGCTGCAAATGAGCCTGGCCAAGCTTTGATATATTTAGAGTTCATATAATTTTAGCAAATTTCAGGCTTGGCTTGTGCTTGTAGCGAACCTAAGACTTGAAGCTCAAGCTTTTCTCCTTGGGTTGGTTTGAGTTTGACATAGTAGATTGATAAATAAGCAAGTAAACAAGCTTACCTTGACCTTGGATTCATCATGAAAAATCATTCAATAAAGAAGTgaacacattatttttttttaaagaaactcAAACTCGTGTATCTCATGTCAGAAATAAGGTTGATtagatttgataatataataattcttattttatatacGATAATTATTTAGCTGAACTAAGATTTGCTTATTAAATACATGCttgtttatgaattttaatgaatCTACATGCAAGCCTTTGGATGACGTGGCCCGATAAGCTTTATATCATGATCTTGAACAAGCTGAGCTTGATCTAAATCAAATGTGGCTGTATCAACATGAGTTTCAAAATAACCTCGAGCTTGACTTGTTAATTTTAACGAATGAGCTTGAATGAGTTTATAACAAGCTAAGCTTCAAGAGGCTTTGATCATTTGCATCCCTAGTCTGGACTTTGGAGGTAGAAGAATTATGAGAtttacatgaaagaaaaaacgTTATCATATTTCACATGCTACGCAGCAGAGAAATCTTTTCTGCATTCTGATTGTTGTTAACCTTTGTTGCTTCTCTATGTTCACCTGTGCAGAGTGATTTTAGTGAAGACAGCAGCATATGGATTTGTGCTCTACTGCTAGCTATTCTGTTTCAAGATAGAGACATCATACGTGCACATGCaaccatgaaatctataccagTACTTGCAAGTATGTTGAAGTCAGAGGAATCTGCAAACAGATATTTTGCTGCACAGGCAATAGCCAGCCTAGTGTGTAATGGTAGTAGGGGAACTCTTCTGTCTGTTGCAAATTCTGGGGCAGCAGGTGGTCTTATCTCCTTACTTGGCTGTGCTGATGGTGATATATCTGATCTTCTGGAATTGTCTGAAGTGTTTGCTTTAGTGCGTTATCCGGACCAAGTTGCCCTAGAGAGGTTATTCAGAGTTGAAGACATTAGAGTTGGTGCTACATCTCGCAAAGCAATACCTGCTCTTGTTGATCTACTCAAACCAATTCCAGATCGTCCTGGGGCACCTTTTCTAGCATTAGGACTTCTAAATCAGCTTGCAAAAGACTGTCCACCAAATAAGACTGTTATGGTTGAATCAGGGGTTTTGGAGGCCCTGACTAAGTATCTTTCACTTGGTCCACAAGATGCAACCGAGGAAGCTGCAACTGATCTGTTAGGGATCCTATTTAATAGTGCTGAGATTCGGAGACATGAAGCTGCTTTTGGTGCTGTCAGTCAACTTGTTGCTGTCCTGCGCCTGGGTGGAAGAGCTGCAAGGTATAGTGCTGCTAAAGCATTGGAAAGCTTGTTTTCTGCTGATCACATCAGGAATGCAGACACTGCCCGACAAGCTGTCCAACCCTTGGTGGAAATTCTTAATACTGGTCTAGAGAAAGAGCAGCATGCTGCTATAGCTGCATTGGTTAGGTTATTGAGTGAAAACCCATCAAGAGCCCTTGCAGTTGCTGATGTTGAAATGAATGCAGTGGATGTACTTTGCAGGATCCTCTCGTCAAATTGCTCAATGGAGCTGAAGGGCGATGCTGCAGAGTTGTGCGgtgttttgtttggaaatacaaGAATCAGGTCTACAATGGCTGCAGCTCGCTGTGTTGAGCCTTTGGTCTCTCTCCTTGTAACTGAGTTCAGTCCTGCTCAGTATTCAGTTGTCTGTGCATTGGAAAAACTTGTTGATGATGAACAACTGGCAGAACTAGTTGCTGCACATGGAGCAGTTATTCCTCTTGTTGGCCTTCTCTATGGTAGGAACTACATGCTTCATGAGGCTATCTCCAGAGCACTTGTGAAGTTGGGGAAAGACAGGCCCGCTTGTAAAATGGAAATGGTAAAAGCTGGAGTAATTGAAAGCATACTTGATATCCTCCATGAAGCACCAGATTTTCTCGGTGCAGCATTTGCAGAATTGCTCAGAATATTGACCAACAATGCTAGCATTGCCAAGGGGCCTTCTGCTGCAAAAGTGGTTGAGCCCCTTTTCCTGCAGCTGACGAGACCAGAATTTGGGCCTGATGGACAACATAGTGCTTTACAGGTTCTAGTTAATATTCTGGAACATCCACAGTGCCGTGCAGATTATACCCTCACCTCTCACCAAACTATTGAGCCACTTATCCCCTTGCTTGATTCTCCAGCTCCGGCAGTGCAACAGCTGGCTGCTGAGCTCCTCTCTCATCTGCTCATGGAAGAACATCTTCAGAAGGATTCAGTGACACAGCAAGTAATTGGTCCCCTTATACGGGTTCTTGGTTCTGGCATACACATCTTGCAGCAGAGAGCTGTAAAGGCTCTTGTTAGCATTGCACTAATATGGCCAAATGAAATTGCAAAAGAGGGTGGTGTGAGTGAGTTGTCCAAAGTTATATTGCAAGCTGATCCTTCTCTTCCCCATGCCTTGTGGGAATCTGCTGCTTCTGTTTTGGCTAGCATTTTACAGTttagttctgaattttatttGGAAGTTCCTGTAGCTGTCTTGGTAAGGTTGCTCCGTTCTGGCTTAGAAAGCACTGTGGTTGGTGCATTGAATGCTCTTTTGGTGTTAGAAAGTGATGATGGAACTAGTGCTGAAGCTATGGCTGAAAGCGGTGCCATAGAGGCTCTTTTGGAACTTCTCAGAAGCCATCAGTGTGAGGAAACAGCTGCAAGGTTGCTTGAAGTCCTACTTAACAATGTGAAAATCAGAGAATCAAAAGTTACTAAATCTGCGATCTTGCCATTATCACAATACCTCTTGGACCCCCAAACTCAAGCACAACAGGCAAGATTATTAGCAACTTTGGCACTTGGTGATCTATTCCAGAATGAGGGCCTGGCTCGAAGTACTGATGCTGTGTCAGCTTGTCGTGCTCTAGTCAATGTGCTTGAAGAGCAACCTACAGAAGAAATGAAAGTAGTAGCAATATGTGCTTTGCAAAACCTGGTCATGTATAGCCGATCCAATAAaagagctgttgcagaggctGGTGGTGTTCAAGTTGTATTGGATGTAATTGGTTCAAGTGATCCCGATACATCTGTCCAGGCTGCAATGTTTGTTAAACTCCTCTTCTCCAATCACACCATTCAAGAGTATGCATCCAGTGAAACAGTCAGAGCCATAACTGGTAAGTTTCTCTTCTCCCTGTGCGCAGTTTGTCTAGTTTTGGCAAATACGAGAACATATCTATTGATTTTGTAATGacaatttttctttctagtaTTACTCTGTGGTTTGTAGTTTGGAATTTTATTCTAACATTTAGTTAACATAATCTCTGAGA is part of the Populus trichocarpa isolate Nisqually-1 chromosome 7, P.trichocarpa_v4.1, whole genome shotgun sequence genome and encodes:
- the LOC7456929 gene encoding protein CELLULOSE SYNTHASE INTERACTIVE 1 is translated as MAATLAWRLSATNGSSLATADLEKNGDLKIQDSEPPTPHSVMKMGVRDRTSSMEDPDGTLASVAQCIELLRQSSSSVQEKEYALRQLRELVETRENAFSAVGSHSQAVPVLVSLLRSGSLGVKIQAATVLGSLCKENELRVKVLLGGCIPPLLGLLKSSSAEGQIAAAKTIYAVSQGGAKDHVGSKIFSTEGVVPALWELLRNGLKTGNLVDNLLTGALKNLSSSTEGFWSATIQAGGVDILVKLLTTGQSDTQANVCFLLACMMMQDASICFKVLAAEATKQLLKLLGPGNEASVRAEAAGALKSLSAQCKDARQEIAKSNGIPALINATIAPSKEFMQGEYAQALQENAMCALANISGGLSFVISSLGQSLESCSSPAQAADTLGALASALMIYDSKAESTRASDPVAIEQTLVNQFKPRLPFLVQERTIEALASLYGNAILSVKLVNSEAKRLLVGLITMAINEVQDELVRALLTLCNNEGSLWRALQGREGVQLLISLLGLSSEQQQECAVALLCLLSNENDESKWAITAAGGIPPLVQILETGSAKAKEDSATILRNLCNHSEDIRACVESADAVPALLWLLKNGSPNGKEIAAKTLNHLIHKSDTATISQLTALLTSDLPESKVYVLDALRSMLSVVPLSDVLRDGSAANDAIETMIKILSSTKEETQAKSASALAGIFETRKDLRESSIAVKTLWSVMKLLNVESENILAESSHCLASVFLSIKENREVAAVGRDALSPLIALANSLTLEVAEQATCALANLILDGEVSEKAIPDEIIVPATRVLREGTISGKTHAAAAIARLLHSRRIDNSITDCVNRAGTVLALVSFLESASGGSVPTSEALAALAILSRSEGTSGHIKPAWAVLAEFPKRITPIVLSIADATPLLQDKAIEILSRLCRDQPFVLGEAVACASGCIPSVARRVINSTNPKVKIGGAALLICAAKVSHQRVVEDLNQSNSCSHLIQSLVTMLCSADASPSEDLVDDDKEVISIHRYAKEGENGESHKGTAVIYGYNLAVWLLSVLACHDEKSKIVIMEAGAVEVLTNRISSCISHYSQSDFSEDSSIWICALLLAILFQDRDIIRAHATMKSIPVLASMLKSEESANRYFAAQAIASLVCNGSRGTLLSVANSGAAGGLISLLGCADGDISDLLELSEVFALVRYPDQVALERLFRVEDIRVGATSRKAIPALVDLLKPIPDRPGAPFLALGLLNQLAKDCPPNKTVMVESGVLEALTKYLSLGPQDATEEAATDLLGILFNSAEIRRHEAAFGAVSQLVAVLRLGGRAARYSAAKALESLFSADHIRNADTARQAVQPLVEILNTGLEKEQHAAIAALVRLLSENPSRALAVADVEMNAVDVLCRILSSNCSMELKGDAAELCGVLFGNTRIRSTMAAARCVEPLVSLLVTEFSPAQYSVVCALEKLVDDEQLAELVAAHGAVIPLVGLLYGRNYMLHEAISRALVKLGKDRPACKMEMVKAGVIESILDILHEAPDFLGAAFAELLRILTNNASIAKGPSAAKVVEPLFLQLTRPEFGPDGQHSALQVLVNILEHPQCRADYTLTSHQTIEPLIPLLDSPAPAVQQLAAELLSHLLMEEHLQKDSVTQQVIGPLIRVLGSGIHILQQRAVKALVSIALIWPNEIAKEGGVSELSKVILQADPSLPHALWESAASVLASILQFSSEFYLEVPVAVLVRLLRSGLESTVVGALNALLVLESDDGTSAEAMAESGAIEALLELLRSHQCEETAARLLEVLLNNVKIRESKVTKSAILPLSQYLLDPQTQAQQARLLATLALGDLFQNEGLARSTDAVSACRALVNVLEEQPTEEMKVVAICALQNLVMYSRSNKRAVAEAGGVQVVLDVIGSSDPDTSVQAAMFVKLLFSNHTIQEYASSETVRAITAAIEKDLWATGTVNEEYLKALNALFSNFPRLRATEPATLSIPHLVTSLKTGSEATQEAALDALFLLRQAWSACPAEVSRAQSIAAADAIPLLQYLIQSGPPRFQEKAEFLLQCLPGTLVVIIKRGNNMKQSVGNPSVYCKITLGSTPPRQTKVVSTGPNPEFDESFSWSFESPPKGQKLHISCKNKSKMGKSSFGKVTIQIDRVVMLGAVAGEYTLLPQSKSGPSRNLEIEFQWSNK